A genome region from Acidobacteriota bacterium includes the following:
- a CDS encoding FAD-binding oxidoreductase, with protein sequence MRRARDPDALAAYLEDASRALHGRADEVVWPESAGEVSELLADCCAKGIPVTVSGGGTGVTGGRVPLGGVVLATDRLRRCGPFPPARAGGEALVEVGAGVPLAELHGEAERAGWFYPPDPTEEGAYLGGTLATNASGARSFRFGPTRAWVRAVEAVLPDGRIVRLARGQSVARGGRLELPTVSGDRLVVPAPNWAPPKTRKNAAGYHPGPDAVDLLVGSEGTLAVIVKATVALRPRPPGWITGLLAFPSERQALEFVAAARRGEGRVSPASLEFLDAASLRLLARRGERVPEGAEAAVVLDEPLPRGGHAEDLLDRYAALADRHGASPESWLSGEAEDRRRLRALRHALPAAVNETVTRRGFGKLGTDTAVPPGRLPGLLERYRRILDEAGMEYVVFGHAGDDHLHVNLIPSSEHEAEAGRRLHERLLEAAVEVGGTVSAEHGIGKLRRQALARMYPPEALAAMRATKAAFDPQGILGRGTLFPP encoded by the coding sequence ATGAGACGCGCTCGGGATCCGGATGCCCTGGCCGCCTACCTCGAGGACGCGAGCCGAGCCCTGCACGGCCGCGCCGACGAGGTCGTCTGGCCCGAGAGCGCTGGCGAGGTCTCCGAGCTCCTGGCCGATTGCTGCGCGAAGGGGATCCCGGTGACCGTGTCGGGTGGCGGCACGGGCGTGACAGGCGGGCGCGTGCCGCTGGGTGGCGTCGTCCTCGCCACGGACCGTCTCCGGCGGTGCGGTCCGTTCCCTCCGGCCCGGGCCGGCGGCGAAGCCCTCGTCGAGGTCGGCGCGGGTGTCCCCCTTGCCGAGCTGCACGGGGAAGCCGAGCGAGCGGGGTGGTTCTACCCTCCGGATCCTACCGAGGAGGGCGCCTACCTCGGCGGGACCCTCGCGACGAACGCTTCCGGTGCCCGGAGCTTCCGGTTCGGCCCCACCCGGGCCTGGGTCCGGGCGGTGGAGGCGGTCCTTCCCGACGGGCGGATCGTCAGGCTGGCGCGCGGGCAGTCGGTCGCCCGCGGAGGTCGGCTCGAACTGCCGACCGTCTCGGGGGACCGGCTCGTGGTCCCGGCACCGAACTGGGCGCCTCCGAAGACGCGGAAAAACGCGGCGGGCTACCATCCGGGCCCGGACGCCGTGGACCTTCTCGTCGGGTCGGAGGGGACGCTGGCGGTGATCGTCAAGGCGACCGTCGCGCTGCGGCCCCGGCCGCCGGGCTGGATCACCGGCCTGTTGGCCTTTCCGAGCGAACGACAGGCCCTCGAGTTCGTGGCGGCGGCCCGGCGCGGAGAGGGTCGCGTCTCCCCGGCCTCCCTCGAGTTCCTGGACGCGGCGTCACTGCGGTTGCTGGCCCGGCGCGGCGAGCGCGTGCCCGAGGGGGCGGAGGCGGCGGTGGTCCTCGACGAACCGCTCCCGCGAGGGGGGCACGCGGAGGATCTCCTGGACCGGTACGCGGCGCTGGCCGACCGGCACGGCGCCTCGCCGGAATCGTGGCTCTCCGGCGAGGCGGAGGACCGCCGCCGGCTCCGAGCCCTGCGCCACGCCCTCCCCGCCGCGGTCAACGAGACGGTGACCCGGCGCGGCTTCGGCAAGCTCGGAACCGACACGGCCGTGCCTCCGGGACGTCTCCCCGGCCTGCTGGAACGCTACCGGCGGATCCTCGACGAAGCGGGGATGGAGTACGTGGTGTTCGGCCACGCCGGCGACGACCATCTCCACGTCAACCTGATCCCTTCCAGCGAACACGAGGCGGAAGCAGGCCGCAGGCTCCACGAGCGTCTCCTCGAGGCGGCGGTGGAGGTCGGCGGCACCGTGTCGGCCGAGCACGGCATCGGAAAGCTCCGGAGGCAAGCGCTCGCCCGGATGTACCCGCCGGAGGCGCTGGCCGCGATGAGGGCCACCAAGGCGGCGTTCGATCCCCAGGGGATCCTCGGCCGCGGCACGCTCTTCCCGCCGTGA
- a CDS encoding OmpA family protein produces MGIVSPDPGLSGEPQVLDNRSTMFGLRAARLFGEHYAWFVDGLYGNIGTSPALADDARTWALRTGFDFYFSPYDDDVSWFATLGGGLLDVDLGAVDSFDRTFGSLGFGFRWLAGDTTSLRLEARADRTIGESGLGGKRLTNALLTFGIDWGVGAPPEDTDGDGVYDRRDQCPATPMGAIVDKRGCPLDEDADGVPDGIDKCPGTPEGWPVDDGGCPLDSDGDGVPDGRDDCAGTPQGATVDDRGCPSDSDSDGVYDGIDKCPDTPQGASVDDRGCPSDSDGDGVLDGLDRCPGTPKGARVDSSGCPMDGDGDGVPDGLDKCPNTAAGVEVDAEGCEKKAPPLFEKGRKTLVLEGVFFEVNSADLSPASLEVLDRVAESLLDWPNVKVEIGGHTDSTGSAAYNKRLSQKRAEAVRQYLISKGVAPERLTAVGYGEEKPIADNKTKEGRARNRRVELRKIR; encoded by the coding sequence ATGGGCATCGTGAGTCCCGACCCGGGGCTTTCCGGCGAGCCCCAGGTGCTGGACAACCGATCGACGATGTTCGGCCTGCGCGCTGCCCGCCTGTTCGGCGAGCACTACGCGTGGTTCGTGGACGGCCTCTACGGGAACATCGGCACGTCCCCCGCGCTGGCCGACGACGCGAGAACGTGGGCGCTGAGAACCGGCTTCGACTTCTACTTCAGCCCGTACGACGACGATGTCTCCTGGTTCGCCACGCTCGGAGGGGGACTGCTCGACGTCGACCTCGGGGCCGTCGATTCGTTCGACCGCACCTTCGGTTCGCTCGGGTTCGGCTTCCGCTGGCTGGCCGGCGACACGACCAGCCTTCGCCTCGAGGCCCGGGCCGATCGAACGATCGGCGAATCGGGACTCGGGGGCAAGCGGCTGACCAACGCGCTCCTCACCTTCGGCATCGACTGGGGAGTCGGCGCGCCACCCGAGGACACCGACGGCGACGGCGTCTACGACCGTCGAGACCAGTGCCCCGCCACCCCGATGGGCGCGATCGTCGACAAGCGCGGTTGTCCGCTGGACGAGGACGCCGACGGAGTTCCCGACGGGATCGACAAATGTCCCGGCACGCCGGAGGGCTGGCCCGTCGATGACGGCGGCTGCCCGCTCGACAGCGACGGCGACGGAGTTCCGGACGGCCGGGACGACTGCGCCGGCACCCCGCAGGGAGCCACGGTCGACGACCGCGGCTGCCCCTCCGACTCCGACAGCGACGGCGTGTACGACGGGATCGACAAGTGCCCCGACACCCCGCAGGGTGCCTCGGTCGACGACCGCGGCTGCCCCTCCGACTCCGACGGCGACGGCGTGCTCGACGGTCTCGACCGGTGTCCCGGCACGCCGAAGGGCGCGCGGGTCGACAGCTCCGGATGCCCCATGGACGGCGACGGCGATGGCGTCCCCGACGGCCTGGACAAGTGCCCGAACACGGCGGCCGGCGTCGAGGTCGACGCCGAGGGGTGCGAGAAGAAGGCTCCTCCGCTGTTCGAGAAGGGGCGCAAGACCCTCGTCCTCGAGGGCGTCTTCTTCGAGGTGAATTCGGCGGATCTGAGCCCCGCATCCCTCGAGGTGCTCGACCGCGTGGCGGAGTCGCTGCTGGATTGGCCGAACGTGAAGGTGGAGATCGGCGGGCATACCGATTCCACCGGCTCGGCGGCGTACAACAAGCGATTGTCGCAAAAGCGGGCCGAGGCCGTTCGCCAGTATCTGATCAGCAAGGGCGTGGCCCCCGAACGTCTCACCGCCGTCGGCTACGGCGAAGAGAAGCCGATCGCCGACAACAAGACGAAGGAGGGGCGGGCCCGCAACCGCCGCGTGGAGCTGCGGAAGATCCGCTAG
- a CDS encoding threonylcarbamoyl-AMP synthase, translating to MIRLRVHPVTPQRRFISRAADVLADHGVVIVPTGGAYALAALPGSRAAVERIARIKRIDADKKLFSLIVPDLSDVARFAIVDNHAYRVLRRFLPGPYTFVLPASREVPRILLARRPTIGLRVPEHPVPRELARAAGGALMVTTLRLPEEEFALADPDEIERRLRSHVDVFLDCGWGGVESSTMVDLTSGVPELLREGAGDPEPFR from the coding sequence ATGATTCGGCTCCGCGTCCATCCCGTGACCCCGCAGCGGCGTTTCATCTCCCGCGCCGCGGACGTGCTCGCGGATCATGGTGTGGTGATCGTGCCCACCGGCGGCGCGTATGCGCTGGCCGCGTTGCCGGGATCCAGGGCGGCGGTCGAGCGGATCGCGCGGATCAAGCGGATCGACGCCGACAAGAAGCTGTTCAGCCTGATCGTCCCCGACCTGTCGGACGTGGCCCGCTTTGCCATCGTCGACAACCACGCCTACCGAGTCCTGCGGCGCTTTCTCCCCGGTCCGTACACCTTCGTCCTGCCTGCCTCGCGCGAGGTGCCGCGGATCCTGCTCGCCCGGCGGCCGACGATCGGGCTGCGCGTCCCGGAGCACCCCGTCCCGCGCGAGCTGGCCCGAGCGGCGGGCGGAGCCTTGATGGTGACCACACTCCGGCTGCCGGAGGAGGAGTTCGCGCTGGCCGACCCGGACGAGATCGAACGGCGCCTCCGGAGCCATGTGGACGTGTTCCTCGATTGCGGGTGGGGCGGGGTGGAGTCGTCGACGATGGTGGACCTCACCTCGGGCGTGCCGGAGCTGCTGCGGGAGGGCGCCGGCGACCCGGAGCCGTTCCGCTGA